In Juglans regia cultivar Chandler chromosome 13, Walnut 2.0, whole genome shotgun sequence, the DNA window aacccaaacaacatcaacaaaatcaaacccaaacaataaaatcaagagtaaaatcaaggctagggtttcgaatTTTACCGTGTTATTGCTTGTTGTGCTGGAAAGAAGCTGCCGCGGTGCCGTGCTGGAGAGAATAGTCGCGGGAGAGAAAGATGGAAGCTTTTTTAGCCGcaggagagaaagagggaagaagaagagaaaaaaaactagaagaagagaaagaaggaagagatgcgggagagggaagaagataaataagaggaaaaaaaaaactagaagaagagaaaatcaggaagagaTGGCgggaaagggaagaagaagagaaaaaaaaaactagaagaatccaaagaaggaagagacgcgagagagaaggatggaagaagagaagaaagaagagacgcaggagagaaagagggaagaagaagagagaaagaaatcgCGGGAGAGAGGAGCCGAAATTAATAAACGATACATTTAGACTTCATACAGTACTTttcatctttgaaaaaaaaggatgaaattACTGTAGATaaagttttaaatgaaaaggGTTTGGCTAAACCAATGTGGGCCaactattgataaaattagttaaatttgaagatgaaatgtTGTTTGAAGAAGCCGATGAGGATGCTCTCAAGATAgcaatttcctttcttttcttttggtcaTGAATATGCATGTCATATCAGAGGTGCAAGTGATCACACATTATGAGCTACAAATTCAAACCATTCCCTGTTAAAACTTTTTCCAGAGACTCATAATCATGATGCACATTGACGAAATGAAGAGCCCAGACACCAGTGGATTCCTTGACATAAAAAACTGCTTTCTAAGCATGCTTTTCTGTGTGACGATGAACTGAAATTCTCTATATTAGAACTTTTTATTGGACTATCATTGAATTCTTACAGTGTAGAGGTGTTTCGTATATCATAGAACTGGGTCAATTGTGACCGGTGTAAtctgttttaattgttttttttttaagaaacaactttattgatcaaagaattaGGCAAAGCATGATAACTGTTTTAATGTTCTCGATTGCATTCGCACACCAAAAAAAATGTTTGCGATCCGATAATTTTTTTGGTTCAGAGTACTGGTCCTAAATTCGAtacttttaaattgaaaattggAGTACAGATTAGAAGGATAGTTTTTCACACCTTGATATGCTCATGACGAGTTCACGAAAGCCACTGGTTATACTCATCCATCCGAATAATGAAGGAGCTAGAACTTGGGGAACCTCCTCCACCGTATGCCTTCATGTCCCAAGATGTGGACTCAATAATTTAGCCCAAAAAATTTCTACTTAAGAAAGTAATACAAGATATTAAAAATACGGTTTAGTTAACAATGATGCAAACTGATGCAAACCTTTGCAACTTCAGAGGTATCAATGTCATTGTCAGTACTCCTCAAGCACATCTTAAGATTCTTTCGTTGCATGTAAACAACAGCTCCTATAGGCCTGACACCATCAACAGTGGAAGACCAAGACAAATTACAATCAACTATCAATGACTTCATGATTCTAATACCACAATGGAAAAAATAGTAGtttagaaatgagataaaatttaatatataaaataatttttttatattaaactaaaACTATTTAGAATTGACTAAACTAAAACTATTAGTTTAGAAATGACtaaactaaaattatttcaatgaaAACTGGACTTTTTTACCATTTCCTGACCAGCATATAATTCATAGGAAAATATTATCTTAGCCCCAAACTCCCTAGCTATGTGATTGATGGCATGAACAAGGACTTTTCAGTGATACGAATCTACAAGAATACGGAAATTGAGTTACaccttctcttaaaaaaattaccttAGACCAGCTGCAGCACTTTTTACGCTAAGTTGCTTGCCAATTTCATCAATTAAGTTCGAATTCTGATCCACTTTAACTCCCTAAAAGTACAATGAGGAAATAAAAGCTCACTTAAGATGCTATGGGGAAAAGTACCACATCTTTTCatacaaaattacaatgatTCAAAAAATTGTTCCATGACAATATGGTCGAGAAAATGGCCTTGAAACTCCCATACCAGAAATAAAGCCTACCATATAGGAGTAGGAGCAGACCAAATAAAAGTAGGACATATATTATAGAATGAGAATCTGTTGAGTTATCATTACCAGACACACTCCGTATAATCCCCTGCCCAATCgaactttgaaaatattagccAGCGATTTATGTGCAGCGGTGTGGAGAGAGGAAATATAGGAATTTCCCTTAGTAATTAGATCATTGGAACTTAACTCCAGTAACTGCCACAGAAATGATCCAAACCAGGTTAAAGAGGCTTAAACTATGAAACCAAAATGAGATGtcaaaaatagaaatgaagGGGCAAACAAAGAACGGGTTCCAACTTCAAAACACACTAAACCCAGTAGTAATAGAATAGGCCAAACTCATAGCTGTTCAAGgtcaaaatttggaaaatatcACTTTGAGCAATTTGAATCTAGAGATGATGCATCAATACTAATTTGAATAGATGTCCATCTGACTATTTATCAGGTAAACAATCACTTTTAAACCGTCGCTATGTGCCTACAAACACATTTCGATTCAGGTGAACTTAAATGTacttttacttaaataaaatgcTTACAcagacatttttttattggcaccgaaTGTCTGGGAATAACATCCGGACTAATCTCGAGGGTGCCCAGGCCCTCGGCAAGAAGTTTTCCACAAGTGTACATCgaataattcaaagaaaaaatcccgCAGTCCGatagcccctagagattgtttgcacccaatgggattcaaaccttagacctggagaGAGTATACctccaagaccaaggcctttgccacttgagccaacccctaggggtttacACAGACATACAAACATGAATGAGTACATGGTTCGTATATATAggattcaaatatatatatattttttttccattagaCATTTACTCTGGATTCCAGCAGAAGCTGAATTCAGCATACAAGAAGCAGCAAACACTAACAGAAAgtgccaaataaaaaaattaacttgaaCTAGGGAGTGTGAGAAATAATATAGAAATAGAATTtcagaaataaaagaaaaagcatCAGACTTTGAAATTCCAAACCTGTTCATACACGTATGGATTAGTGATGCAGTTCAACCTTGAGCGCCATTCCCTAAGTCCAATATTAAATGCCCTAATATCTGCTAAGCTCCATCGGCGAAGATCTCCATCCTCAATAAGCTTGAGAATTATTTCCACGCGATCCTGGTCTTTTGGGTCTAACAAACTTGCAACCAACCCCTTATTCcaaaaaggaatgaaaaaagaagaataccTTCATGTTTCAGTTATCCTGAACGTAAGGTGCTAGGAACTAAAGAACAGAGGATAATAATCTCATTTCTACTTACATTAGTAAATCTCATATCTGTAAGTTTATCAGAAAAGTAATCATACACAGCACGAGAGCTACTCTTCTCAAAATCTATATGAAATGTGAGGTTATCAGGATGATCTTCAGCAGGGGGAATCTGCGCAAGTACTGATTTTCGGTGATCAAAACCTATGATCCTAATtggatcaacaaaaaaaaaaaagttacaccTTGCATAGTCGACCaagttgaaaagaaaataaaacaaaaccattGGCCAGTTAAGATGAATACttgaagataattttttaaataaacagaTACTTGAAAATAAACTGACGACCGGACATACAAACTTAGCTTACTCGCATGATGACCGCTGTGCAAGTTTCATGGCAAATCCTTTTGGCCCAAGAAAGTCAAGCAGATAGCATCTCTTAAGCCCCTCTATGTATAAATCTTCAAccctaaaatagaaaaaaaaaaatattaaatcactaattTAAGGATCTGTTTGGTTCCTTGAAGAAACTGAAAAACCAAAGGActacaaaaatttaatattgtaatCTTCTTTTTATCCCAACTAAGTTAAAGGTTGATCTCAGCCGAGCCCAATGCAAGAAACGAGTCTTAGCTGAGCAATCAATCTCTCACAAACTTAACTATAGAATCCAAAACTACATACAAAGCTTCATTTTGAGGCATAGAGTGTTTGAATATGAATAGGGGCGAGCAAATGCAAGCAAGAAAAGCATATTATACCGAATACGATCGGTCTGTTAGATGAATACAATTTCCTTttactttcatttattttctttccatttcgTTTCTCGGACATTCTCGACATCCAAAGCAAGCCCCCAATAAGCACAAAACGTAAACCAAGAATTTCAATAGCTAGGAGTGCACTCAAAGCCTTTTCTTTCTACACGTCCAAATATCCGTgcgggtagagagagagagagagagagagagagagagtgcacCAGAGAGGCTCAACGGAAGAGAAAGGCAAAATGAGGCAAGGGAGATTGAGGCGACAGTGGAAGAGGTGGGCGAAGAGAGCCGAGAAAGCTCCAGAGAAAGAGGGGTAGTTGTATAGCACTAAGTTGGGGACTTTGTCTTCCGAAGCTTTGGATAGGGCCTCCAGTGCAGCGTCTGACCGGAAGCTCCGAGCTCCAGCTCTCAACGCAGAGAGAGGCCTCCATCTTCGGAGAAGGGCGTGAGTCATGGAGAAATTCCTTCGACACAACcgatggagaagaagagaaattgCCCGGTACCAGCTACTCGGCCAACGTCAACCCCTTAATTTTAAGGGCTTTATTCTCCAACACAGTGCGAGTTATCCTCTGGGCCTCCCCAGTGCGAGTGAATACGTAGAATTGTAAATGATATTTACTACACCCACCTGCCAATGCCATGGCCCATCACTGGCATTTCACTGATACAAAACAACAGGAGCGAAAACCGTTTCACAtatacaaaacataaatttcaattttttaaaattattttcaaagtctTTCTAACtctctgaaaaaaaataaaaaggaaaaaatctaaACCATTTCTCAAGAACTGAAAAAAACTTATAGATCacaatttatcttaaaaatttaaattgataaagtgaaatatttaattaaatgagataaaaatgtaaaatcaagGTTCAAACTCAAGATCTCGGCTCagataccatgtaaaatcttcatttatcttaaaaatttaaactgataaaaagatgtaaattttattatttatattttattcttaacatgGTGGTCACAATTACGCGTGAGTACGTAGTACTTAGCTAATTATCAGGCATTATGAGTCCTATATAGATCACATGATAAGTTGCAGCTGGTTACTCTGGTTATAGTAATCGCTGTCTATCATGTGGCTGGATTTGCTTATTAATTTGCAGGTTATATACGCTGGTTATATTAATTCCATGGATTTGCTTAATTTTCaggtcctatatatatatacataacttGCAGGTTACTGATCTGGCTAATTATACTCCATGGATTTGCTTAATTTGAAGTACGTACGCGTACGTGATCATGTTCTTCCAGCCTTTCTAGTTGTTAGTTTTGGATTCGCCTTGATCATGTTCTTTGATCTTCATAGATAGATCGATCGTTATTCTCAaggtaaattaagaaaaaatatataatgaatacataaccctaataaaaataaaataaaatttcataaaactaatATATGTGGTCGGGTCATAAATTAATCTtcctcaattaattaatattaatatccaTAATCTCCTTAATgacataaattaatatttacggACACTTATAATTGATGATCTCTAGAAATTTCTAATCAGCTCATGATGATCAGGCGTACTAAATTCGCTCCCGTGCCTGTTAAGTCTGGTCTTAGACACGCTCTAATTAAGCTATAAGCAGTACTATGTCTCTCCTGTAAAGATATCACATTAGTATTGAATTGattatcttattctttaaattttaattaatatgtaacttttttacctttagctaatcattcaaaatttaaagtctacattggattagtcatcacactctctataataataaaatattattattttttattttttatattttttaattaatttttattttaatttcataatctttaataacctccaacaaatcatatttattttttatttttacaatccaacaatctataatataatcatctcaaaaaatacttttagacttgctatagttcttttcatatttgaaaagaataatagatttactgtaacttatagttttgatgaaaataatttagctaattcaatatggaacaaatatagatgatatttattaaatttgaagatgaaaaattatttgactaatctaatgccaatgctcttataaATAGACAACAAATGAATTCAATATATAACTCAATAGacaacattatatataattatgactagttatttattgtaaaaatgactatttttattggaatgagtctgtttttgtTGCAAACAGTTATTAtcgtcacaaatatttatttttcttgtagtgaattctCACACaggcattatatatatatatatatttatacaagtaACTCGATCATAAAGCTAGCCGTATATGCTATGTCGACATACGTACCcgtactacaagaaaactgtttatttatggtCATTTAATTCtggcgaaatgactatttataattaaaatgagtatgttttagtcacaaataacCTTTTCACTGTAATTAAAGGGCCACAAAAgcccatttttcttatagtgccGATCAAGTTTCATAATATTCATTGCTTTCGCTGTGCTCCATTGCTTGGAGGCTCATCATGAGGTGAGCTCAGCTGGAGATCGATACCTGAATGGATTATGTAATTTCCGTTGCTAAGAATAATGTTGTGATCAGGAGGATGAGATCATGTACTTTTGTTAGCAACATTTGTTTCTCGATCATCTTCTACTCTCATGTAAACCTGAGAATTAACCAAATTTTATATAGCTTGTCTTAGCCGAAGAAAGAATATtcttcatattatatttttttttaaatgctacaTCCACCGAATGTGTCGACGTTGGTGGTCTTgacaatttttttcatgttttttttaagtgattaatgaagtatttttcagtgatgttgtgaattttttctaaattgtttaagaatataaaaaaaatgaatgaaaaaaataataaaaaacaagttTTATTCTTATCGGGACGGTCTCGTACGTGCTACATCCTCGGTGCATGGATGCAAGCACTGCTCTATATTTTAAACACAGGCACTGGTTTAGGCTTCAAGCATGGAAAGCCGACATATACTGACAAACAAGATGACTAGTCCACGAATACCTTCTTCTGTaactcttcattttctttccggAAGTGGTTGACCTTCTTATACAGTTCAACGTTTTCTTGATGAACCATATTTCCCTGCAATTGAATCGATGACAGTTAGGGTGATCATGATAAAGTACACATGCATGCAGGAATATCATGGAAACCcagagaaaatgatgaaatcctCTATTTAAACCTTCCGGTTTAGTTCTTTTATTTCTTCAGTGAAGATTTGCTCCTGCAAGAGAACGAAGTATAAACTATTAATTATCATTAGGTGCATGGGATCTGgattgtattaatttggctcaAATTTCATGTTCGTATATAGGGATAAGGATTTCATACCTTTTTCAATCGGATACCCTTTAAACTCATTTCCAGCGTGTTCTCCAGATTTTGTAGATCTTTGAGGTTCAAGCCAGAAAGTTCTTGGCCCATTAATTGCCTGCATATATCACACCAATTCAAGTATAGTGTGGCAAGTCATAGAGGCTTTTAGATTtgaaccaaatatatatagataattaatGTTCTTAAGTGGTTGATCTTGTCAGGCTTTTTATAAGGGGAGTTGAAAATTGAACCTGCATAGACACCATGCATGGCATATGTGTCATGTGtgtgcatattatatatatatatatgtatatatcgaTATAATATGGCCCGACTATAATAAGCCACATGCATGCGTGTTACGTACGCATGCACGTAGAATCATCGGCTTTAGTATCTATAATAATTAGTTTCAGACgattcattaattatataataagtttCAGGCTTAATTACCTGTTGCATTCTTGCACTTACAGCAGTTCTTGCCTCAAGCTTGTTGCCTCCTTTTGCCCAAACTAGGAGGTAGAaaggataaaataaataaataaaaggatgcCATATTATAGTGTGTGTGTTTAGAACTTATACCTAACTTTACTCATTCATCATAATATGCAAGTAATTGCATGCTTACGACGACGTCCATGCATACATACAGGAATACTACTCATGACCCCTCTTCAGTGAGTTGGAACGTCATTAAAGTGCAATTACATATAAGACTGTTCATCAGGGTTCCGGCTCGGGAACCTGGGAAGACCCGGGTTCCTGGGCCGGAACCCAAAAACTCGAATTCCGAGTTCTGGgttaaaccttttttttaatatatatatatatatatatatatatatatataaaggcctacttgttttgaacattttttcataaaataaatgtgttGATATAGCATTCAAActcaatttgtttaattttataaaataaatgttttcaatAAGTATGTTAACATtgtccacaataataaaaatatatgaaaatggaaagctaaattttatgtaaaaaattactaAAGTTAAAAACAACTAATTACCTAAATGCatctaagaaaaagaaatataatagttaaaatgcatgcaacacaatgcaatttactacatattacattatttggtatttatacattacattacattacaaaataaaaaattacaataaatgaattataaatcAGTAGCATGTTCTTCCATCAGAAATTTGTATTCTTGTATTTCAACTGTGGCTCTTTGTTAGGATCCAGATTTGAATAcggaaaaaaataagttaaaaccaTAAGAGATTGCCACATTCAAGATATTTTTACCTGCATATATTGAATCAAACAAACTATGTTGTTTGATAACTATTATACTCACATTCAAGTCTAGAACACCAATATTTAATCACAAAGCGCATCACATTATACAAGACTTTAATGAGAATAACAatgatcaagaaaaattatGCTTTTTAATAAGGGCCATTGGCTTCCACTTCAATCCCCTCTGAAatttgtgtgcatgtgtgtctCTTATGTTATACCCAAgtgatcttaaatattttataaataataaaaaaaaattctatatatcatactatCATCTCATTAAGTATGATGTattatatttatcaccattaaatgatcatttattgtatatttctttataatctaatgataatgaatgtgccacatattatttagtatgatcaaaatagaataAGAGTGTGGtgtacaatattatttataaaaaataataataaaatattaaataataataaatattagtaaaaaatatatgataaataataataaaaataataaataataatataacattctGAACTTTTAACCTTAGCAATTATGCGTAGAATTGTGACCTTTCATATGAACAAGTTACAATTTAATTAGGCAACAAAAACTTACCAATTCTTTGAGACACGCATTAATCCTCTATATACAATTCCTTTCCAATTATTATACCCCTCCATAAAATCACCTTATGCAATGGCCTTAATTTTATCGaatcaataatttaaaagactcgtattttatatgattatttttatatttctcattATTAAAATGCAGATAATTCTTATATGTAAAGATGAGCCAAAACCATTAGGATGACAAATCAACTCTCAACTTTGGAATAATGActcatcccaaaaaaataaaagagaaatactacTTTGCCGTCCGAAGTCTACCGTCCAAGTGTACTGCttgtcattttaaattttttttttatttaatgattaagaaagtgattttaaatgtattaatatatttttttaaatattaaaatatattaaaaaaatatgaaattaaaaattaaaaaaaaaagttaaaaataaactagcgATAGGTGCTACTCGTAACTCAGCCGAAAGATTAGCAacactcaaaataaaaagattcagGTCATGGGACGTTGTAGCCAGAACatgtcaacattttttttttgttgtttttccagTCATTTGGGTCCACGCGACTTGGAAAATAAAGcataggaaaatgctacttgcTCCGCCCGCTGGgcctgtagcattttttttatttaatttatttaattttttttatatagatatttttaatgatttaaaatattttaaaaaataaaataaaaattataatattatttaaaaatattttcttaatcataaaatagaataaaaaataatatttattctacttcgtgattaaagaagtattttttaatgatttcttttttactttctgattaaggaagtgttttttaatgatattttaaatttattttattttttaaaaatatttaaaagtgtaaaaaaattaatataaaaaataaattaaaaaaatacacatagaaaaaTACATGTTAAGCCCAACCGGAGCCTCCAATGAGACTGTAGTATGGCCATTTTAAAAACTGGTTCCAGACTGAACCGGTTCAAAATCAGTAAAACTGGTCCGATTCGGACCGATTTTtcagtttgagtttacacccctatgcACAAATGACAAGACTTTGAATATTCCAAAAAAGATCCCATATCAAGTACTCATTTCTAGAATCAAGATGCAAAGAATATTGGAAAAATTAGGAtagcaaagcaaagcaaatcCACTTGCCAACTTTATCCAATTCAATATTCAACAGTACTCTGTTCTTGAAGTAAAATACAAACTCCTCCACACAtgccatatatttatatttatattatttttataagaaaaactctataaatAGTCACTCTTGTGAATTCTTTATACATTTCACTAATGTgattagttatattattttttttaatataaaataattattttgaccaatcatatcaataaaatgcataaaaaacaCTCTACACTGACTATAACTATTTTTATAGGACCATACTATAGCTATTGCTGTGAGCTACCGTTagttataagattttttttttttttgcttttttacatatgtattttttaacatttttaaatattttttaaaaaataaaaaaaataaaaatattattcaaaaatatttctttaattatcaaataaaaaaaattaaaaaattaaaacgatAGAATAGGGCAATAAAATAGAGTGGCAAGAGTAATGTTATCCATTTTTATAAAGGTCAGACCCATACCATTCTTACTAAAACACTCCCCACGTCGGTCGTCCACGTCCACGTCCACATCCTCTATATACGATTCCTTCCCAATTATTATCATACCATTTTTTCCAGTCGTTTGGGTCCACACGGCTTGGAAAATAATGCATTACGTGGGACTTACTGTAGTGTACGAATGACAAGgctttaaatattctaaaaaagattccatatttaataaaatcaaatagtcattttcagaATCAAAATACAAACAACATTGGAAAATTTAGCAAAGTAAAGCTAATCCAGTTACCAAGtttgtccaattcaatattCAACAGTACTATGCTCCTCTAGAGGATGggtttaaaatctttattttaagcAGAATATAGTCTCTCAAAACAGTTTACCTGTAGAGAGTTCtataaattaagattatattaatcataacaaaatttgtaTATTGATGGAGCTCAAACTATGAGTAATtgacttataatataaaataattataatttcactttcataaataaatacaatctatttcacataaaaaaaaaaaaaaaatactctgctcttgaaataaaatacaaactcCTCCCTAcctacaatatatttatattattacttttataaaggCCAGCCGCCAGACATACCCTTCCCGCTAAAACTAGTACTCCCCACATCCACATACACCTTCATCCTCACCCTCATCCTCCCTTCCTCTTTGCTCTGTAGCA includes these proteins:
- the LOC109019156 gene encoding uncharacterized protein LOC109019156: MTHALLRRWRPLSALRAGARSFRSDAALEALSKASEDKVPNLVLYNYPSFSGAFSALFAHLFHCRLNLPCLILPFSSVEPLWVEDLYIEGLKRCYLLDFLGPKGFAMKLAQRSSCEIIGFDHRKSVLAQIPPAEDHPDNLTFHIDFEKSSSRAVYDYFSDKLTDMRFTNGLVASLLDPKDQDRVEIILKLIEDGDLRRWSLADIRAFNIGLREWRSRLNCITNPYVYEQLLELSSNDLITKGNSYISSLHTAAHKSLANIFKVRLGRGLYGVCLGVKVDQNSNLIDEIGKQLSVKSAAAGLRPIGAVVYMQRKNLKMCLRSTDNDIDTSEVAKAYGGGGSPSSSSFIIRMDEYNQWLS